A DNA window from Niabella yanshanensis contains the following coding sequences:
- the coaD gene encoding pantetheine-phosphate adenylyltransferase: protein MSERICLFPGTFDPITLGHEDIINRALPLFDKIIVGIGFNTSKKPMFSTSQRLQWIKDIYGNADRVQGAVYEGLTVNFCKKVGAKFILRGIRYVSDFEYEKTIADANRALDKEIETVFLTGEPKYTSVASTIVRDIIKNGGDASPFLSQVVCDSLKTIPLAG, encoded by the coding sequence ATGTCTGAAAGAATCTGTCTGTTTCCCGGAACCTTTGATCCCATCACGTTGGGGCACGAAGATATCATTAACAGGGCGCTGCCTTTATTTGATAAAATAATTGTCGGCATCGGATTTAATACGTCCAAGAAACCCATGTTTTCCACCTCGCAGCGTTTGCAATGGATCAAAGATATTTATGGAAATGCGGATAGGGTGCAGGGTGCCGTTTATGAAGGATTGACCGTTAACTTTTGTAAAAAGGTAGGCGCGAAATTTATACTCAGAGGCATACGCTACGTGAGCGATTTTGAATATGAAAAAACAATTGCAGATGCCAACCGGGCTTTAGATAAAGAGATCGAAACGGTATTCCTTACCGGCGAGCCTAAATATACTTCAGTGGCTTCTACAATTGTTCGTGATATTATAAAGAACGGGGGAGATGCCAGTCCTTTCTTGTCGCAGGTGGTGTGCGACTCTTTAAAAACAATACCGCTGGCTGGATAA